In Garra rufa unplaced genomic scaffold, GarRuf1.0 hap1_unplaced_024, whole genome shotgun sequence, the following proteins share a genomic window:
- the LOC141315364 gene encoding alpha-1,6-mannosyl-glycoprotein 2-beta-N-acetylglucosaminyltransferase-like gives MRFRIYKRKVVILTLVVVICGFAVWNSGKPKKASASVIPKEAETAKRSSVGGQVQVQVQVTAPVTRKPLNETIPEKQQQHQQAAAKPEADNTTLVYRGIVFQLNFDQILRNEEKFRSVRQKDDLVVVIQVHNRPEYLRLLVDSLRKVKGIENILLIFSHDLWSPEINQIVASVDFCSVLQIFFPFSTQLYPQEFPGNDPRDCPRDIPKKDALTLGCINAEYPDSFGHYREAKFSQTKHHWWWKLHFVWDRVRVLKEHQGLVLLIEEDHYLAPDFYHLLKLMASLKKEQCPDCDILSLGSYGHVGYSSKANKVEVKAWKSTEHNMGMALNRDTYQKLLRCTDAFCTYDDYNWDWSLQHLTVTCLPAFLKVMVSEAPRVFHAGDCGMHHKKSACMPSSQKTKIENILQSGGNQLFPKQLLITKRLPASGAKGVAPHVKNGGWGDIRDHELCKSYLRLQ, from the coding sequence ATGAGATTCCGAATTTACAAGCGAAAGGTGGTAATACTGACTCTAGTGGTGGTCATCTGCGGATTCGCCGTCTGGAATAGCGGGAAACCGAAGAAGGCGAGCGCCTCCGTGATACCCAAAGAGGCGGAAACGGCTAAACGGAGTAGCGTCGGCGGTCAAGTACAGGTACAAGTACAGGTCACCGCACCGGTAACCCGTAAACCGCTCAACGAGACTATTCccgaaaaacaacaacaacatcaacagGCAGCTGCCAAACCTGAAGCAGACAACACCACGCTGGTTTACAGAGGAATTGTCTTTCAGCTCAACTTCGATCAAATCCTAAGAAACGAAGAGAAGTTTCGCTCGGTGCGCCAAAAGGACGACCTAGTGGTCGTCATCCAGGTTCACAACCGTCCCGAATACCTACGCCTTCTGGTGGACAGCTTGAGAAAAGTGAAAGGAATCGAGAACATCTTGTTGATTTTCAGCCACGACTTATGGTCGCCAGAAATCAACCAGATAGTGGCCTCCGTCGACTTCTGCTCGGTCCTCCAGATATTCTTCCCCTTCAGCACCCAGCTGTACCCCCAAGAGTTCCCCGGGAATGATCCCAGAGATTGCCCTCGAGACATTCCCAAGAAAGATGCCTTAACCCTAGGCTGCATAAACGCAGAGTACCCAGACTCTTTCGGACACTATCGGGAGGCCAAGTTCTCGCAGACCAAACACCATTGGTGGTGGAAGCTGCACTTCGTTTGGGATCGAGTCCGAGTTCTCAAGGAACACCAAGGACTCGTGTTGCTCATCGAAGAGGACCACTACCTCGCTCCCGACTTCTACCACCTTCTCAAACTCATGGCGTCTCTCAAGAAAGAGCAGTGCCCCGATTGCGACATCTTGTCCTTGGGAAGCTACGGTCACGTGGGCTACTCCAGCAAAGCCAACAAAGTGGAGGTGAAGGCTTGGAAGTCCACCGAGCATAACATGGGAATGGCGCTGAACCGAGACACCTACCAGAAACTCCTCAGATGCACCGATGCCTTCTGCACCTACGACGACTACAACTGGGACTGGTCGTTGCAGCACCTTACCGTGACCTGTTTGCCCGCGTTCCTGAAGGTCATGGTCAGCGAGGCGCCCCGCGTCTTCCACGCCGGAGACTGCGGCATGCACCACAAGAAGTCGGCTTGCATGCCGAGCAGCCAGAAGACGAAGATCGAGAACATCCTCCAGAGCGGCGGGAACCAGTTGTTTCCCAAACAGCTACTCATTACAAAGAGACTCCCCGCTTCCGGAGCCAAAGGTGTGGCTCCGCACGTCAAAAACGGAGGTTGGGGAGACATCAGGGACCACGAACTCTGCAAGAGCTACCTTCGATTACAGTGA